The Fulvivirga maritima genome segment ATATCTCTTTTTTCGTGCTCTGATGATGATCGGGAAATTATTGAAGAAGTAGTTATTAGTTGTGGAAGTGACCTTACTTTAATTTTCGATAATGTATTAGGTGAAGAGGATTTTGTGCTTAACCAAGCATATGAAGTAGGAGACGTTGTATACAGTTTCAATAGCCTTCGTTACTGGATTAGTAATGTGAGTTTTAGAAAAAGTGACGGTACTATAGTTGAAATTCCTGATTCTTATTATCTGATTGAAGATACTGAAGATGTTTCAATACAAGATGGTATTTATACTTATACTGGTCAGAAAAGAGAAGATATCAACTTTGCTGATTTCGAAGCAGGCACCTATACTTCAGTAATATTTTCAGTAGGTGTAGATGAGGAGCATAACGATAATTTAAGCCTTAGTGCGGGTGAGTTATCATCTATGGTAGGTATGACTAATGTGTCATGGATGTGGCATACTAGCTATATTTTCACTTCATTAAAAGGTACTGCCGAAAGTGGAGATACTAAAACCGTAGAAATAGAAACGGGTCTTAATGATAATTATAGAACTATAGAATTAGAACTGCCTGGCTCTATTGAAGTAACTAATGACAGTAGTTATCAAATTACAATTACGGCTGATGTACTTACTACACTTCAAGCTTTTGATAACTGGGAAAACCCTGTAGTAGGGGCTTCACAGCCAGAACTTATGGAATCAGTGTCAGATAATTTTGCAGCTGATTTTTTCACCCTTAAGGTGCCTTCTCAAAACTAATTCATGAAATAAATCATAGCGTTGGCTGCCTCAAATAATAATCAACTGATACAGCTACGCTTTTAAATTAAACATCATAATGAAAATTTTCAAATACATATATATCAGTGTTTTATGCTCATCTATGCTCATGGCTTGTGGTGATGACGATAATGAAGCTACTCCTGAGGGAGGTCAAGCCATTTTGGAGTTTGACAACCGCGTAGGTATGGCAAATCTTAACCTGGATACTGAGGACTATCCCTACACTAATGCTTTGGGGCAGGATTTTAATGTTAACATGTTAAAGTACTATATCAGTAATATCAAGTTTAGTAGAGAAGATGGTACCGAATACACTTTTCCTTTAAGTGAAGATGGTTCAGAGGGCTATTATTTGGTAGATGAAGAAGATCAATCTACTATGTTTCTACACTTAAATGGCATACCTGAAGGCGATTATACAGGAGTTACGTTTACGGTAGGTGTTGATGCGGATCGCATTTTGGAAGGAGCTCAAACTGGGGCTTTAGATGTTACTAATGATATGTTCTGGAACTGGAATGCCGGCTATATTTTCATGAAGTTTGAAGGACATTCTCCGGTTTCCACAGAAGATAATCAGGTTTTGGAATACCACGTTGGGGGTTATAAAGCAGATTCTGAACAACCTACATTAGCAGATAACGTGAAGCAAATTTCGCTTAATGGAGATTTTACTATTAGTGAAAACAAAGAGCCGCAAATACACGTGGTGGTAGATATTCTTAAATTCTTTGATAGCCCTAACACTATAGATTTTAGTGTTAATGCCAGTAGGCATTCTCCAGCCGCTTCTATTGATGTAGCAGAAAATTATGTTGACGCATTTGTCTTAGATCATATTCATGAATAAGGTATTTATCTTCTTGTTAATCAGTGGGTTGTTTCTGTTTGTTGCTTGTGCTGATGAAGAACAATCCGTTGATTACTGGAGTGTGGATGTACCGGAATATTTTCCTGAGATGGTTTATACCATAGAGAATAATCCGGTTACCAAAGGCGGTTTTGAGTTGGGTAGAATGCTGTTTTATGAGCCGAAACTTTCTAGCGATAATACAGTGTCATGTGCTAACTGTCATCAGCCATATTTGGCATTTGCAGATCCTGTGCATGTGCTCAGTGTAGGGGTAGATAACCAGAAAGGAACACGTAATGCTCCGCCCATATTTAACCTGGCTTTTCAGTCTCATTTCTTTTGGGATGGAGGTGTTAATCATGTTGATTTTATACCTATTAACCCCATCATGAATGAGTTAGAAATGAATGAGAGCATGTCTAACGTAGTGCAGAAGGTAAATCAATTGCCTCAATACCAGGCTAAGTTTAGAGAGGTATATGGTAAGGACAGTATCAATGGCGAAGAGTTCTTGCATGCGTTTTCACAATTTTTAGTAATGCTGGTTTCTGATAATGCTTACTATGACCAATGGATGCAAGGAGAATATGAGCTTACAGAGGCTGAACTGAGCGGTATGCAGGTTTATGAGTCAAAATGTGCAGACTGCCACGGTACGGCACTATTTACTGATGGTAGCTTCAGGAATAATGGGCTGGATGCAGAGTTCAGTAAAGATAAGGGCCGCTATACTATTACCGAATATCCTGATGATGAAGGAAAATTTAAGGTGCCTACACTGCGCAATATTGAGCTTACGGCTCCTTATATGCATGATGGCCGCTTTGAAACGCTGGAAGAGGTGCTTGATCATTATGATGCCGGCATGGTTAACAGTGCTACGCTAGATCCTCTATTGGTTCAACCCAATGGGGAGTTGGGCATTCCTTTGAGCGATCAGGAAAAGACCGATATCATAGCCTTCCTTCATACTTTAACAGACAGGGATTTTGTGAGCGATAGTCGCTTTTTTGATCCTAATTAAAACTTTAGAAAATAATGAAACGATATATAGTACTTTTTTTATTCATAGCATGGCTGTTGCCTAAAGAGACAAAGGCCTGTGATGTATGTGGATGCTCGCTGGGCAGTAATTACATGGGTATATTGCCTCAGTTTAACAAAAATTTCGTGGGCTTAAGGTGGAGCCAGGCAAAGTTTTATGCGCACATGGATCATCATAGCGATTACCTGGGGAGAGGAGTACTCGCATGATACCTACAGTCAGGTGGAGCTTTGGGGACGTTTTTATCTTACCGAGAGGCTGCAGGTGTTTGCCTTTGTGCCCTATGGTTATAATGATATGGACGGCACTGAGCAAGTAGTGAGTAATTCTGGCCTTGGAGATATTAGTGTTATGGCTAACTACATGCTGGTAAATACGGGTGATGATGATGGTAAAACCTTTAAACATACATTGATGGTAGGAGGGGGAGTGAAGCTGCCTACGGGTGATAGTGATATGAAAGACCGTGGTGAGCTGGTTAATCCCAACTTTCAATTAGGTACTGGTAGTACAGATTTCATGGTGAACTCTATATACACTATTCGCTACCAGAAAATAGGCCTTAATGCAGAGACAGGGTATAAAATCAACACCAGAAATAGTGATGACTATCTGTTTGGTAATCAATTTCATGCGTCTGCTCAATTTTTCTATTGGCAAAATATCGGTGATTTCAGCTTTCTACCAAATGTTGGAACCTATTTTGAATCCGCTGAAAGTCATGAAGAGGGGAAGATCAAGAATGAAAATACCGGAGGAAATGCTCTGTTATTATCTACAGGATTAGAAACTTACTATAAAAAATTTACTGTAGGCTTCAACTATAAGCACCCGCTATCTCAAGATTTTAATAGCGATGATATTGCTTCAATTGAAAGTAAGTCCAGGATGATGGTTTCACTCACATATAATTTTTAAGATCATGAAAAATCTAATCACAATGATAAGCACAATTATGCTTTTCATGGCTTGTAATCCAGATCAGGGAGGAGCGTATGATAAACTGGTTGACGTTCATAATAAGGCTATTGAAGTGCATGACGAGTTAATGCTACAGATGGATAACATTTATAACTACCGTCAAAAAGTGCAAAAAGCGGTTGATTCTTTAGCTCAAAATGAGGGTGATCATGACACTAAGTTATTAAAAGGCAGAGAAGTGATCCAACATCTTCAAAAAGCGGATGAAGAAATGATGAGTTGGATGCATCATCATACCATGGTACCAGATTCTTTGGAATCGGCTGCAGATTCGGTAGTTATACGGGTGACTAAAGAACAGCAGAAGCAATATGAGGGTATACTAATGGTAGATTCTTTGATGAAATCCAGCATGGCGGAAGCTCAATCTTTTTTAGAAAACTAGGGGTTAACATATGACAATGTGCCTTAGATACAGCATAGTATTCATATTTGTTTCTTGTTTATGTGCTTGTGATAAAAGTAATGAAGATACGTTGCCCAAAAATACAGATTTCGAGTTGAATATACCGGATTACTTTCCTGCTCCTGAACCTCTATTGTCCAATAATCAAAAGATGACAAAAGAGATTGTAGCTCTAGGTAAAAAGTTATTCTATGATCCGATTTTATCGGGTGATAATACGATTTCTTGCGCTACATGTCACCAGCCCAATTTAGGCTTTTCAGATGGCTTATCTTTGTCTGATAGAGGAATTACGGGGGAACAATTACCGCGTCACTCTCCAGCATTAATTAATTTGTCATGGAGTAAAGCTTTCTTTTGGGATGGAGGTGCTACTAATTTAGAGAGCCAGGCCATGGCGCCTATAACTAATAAAGATGAGATGGGGCAGGCGATACCTGAACTCATGTCAGAGCTAAGTAATCATGATGAATATCCAGGGTTGTTTAATGAGGCCTTTCCTGATGAAGAGATGGATATGACTACTATCGCTAAGGCGCTGGCGCACTTCGAGCGAACTCTGATATCTGCAGGTAGTAAATATGACGATTATAGGAAGGGTAAGGCAAAACTGAGTGAGCTTGAGCTGTACGGAATGAAAGTAGTAGAGAGCAAATGCGGTGGTTGTCATCCGGCTCCTTTATTTACTGATAATGATTATCATAATAATGGTTTGGATGATACCTATAGTGAAGATAATGACCGTATGGAGCAAGGCAGGTTACGGATAACGTATATCTACGAAGATATGGGGAAATATAAAACACCAACCTTACGCAATATACTCAAATCAGCACCTTATATGCATGATGGTCGGTTGGGTAGGCTTGATGATGTACTTCATCACTATACTAATGGTGTTAAAAGATCACCTACTTTAGATCCTTTGATAGATACTGAAGGAATCAGCCTCTCAGAGGTTCAAAAGCAAGCCATACTGGTTTTTTTAGAAACGCTTACAGACGAAGAGTTTTTAGAAATGTGATAATGAAAAGGTTGTCTCAAAAGAAAGTTTTAAGTCAGTAACGATTTTTGAGACAACCTTTTTTTGCTTAGTAAGCAGCTGTAAATCTCTTTTTAACAAATTTATTTTGCTCAAGCTCATCTACTAAAGCTACTGCTACATCTTCGGCAGAAAGAATACTTCTACCTTCTTCATTTAATACTGGGTTTTCTAGTCCAGTTCTGTAATTTCCTTTTCTTTCACCAGAAGTTCCTTGGTGCATTTCAATGGCAGGGCTAAAGAAGGTCCAGTCTAATACTGTGTTCTTTTTTATGTCTTCTAAATAATCTCTTGCAGCCGTTGCTCCAGGTTTAATGTTAGCAGGAAATTCAGGGGTATCCACCAATTGTACATTGTCTTGATTGTATAAGCTTCCGGCACCACCAATAACGATGTATCTTGATATTCCAGATTTCTCTATTGCTTTTTCTATATTTCTAGCCCCTTTAAGGTAATCATCATAAATGTTAGGGTTAGTCCAGCCTGGGTTAAACGCACTAATGACGGCATCACTACCTTCAAGCACTTTGGCAAGGGCATCTATGTCATTTACGTCTACACTAGTAGCCGTTACTTTTTCGCTGGTTTCTACTTTCTCTACATTTCTGGCAATAGCCTGTACTTCATATCCTCTGTCTGCCAGCTCTTTTACTACTTTAGGGCCTACAAATCCGGTGGCTCCAATTACTGTTACTTTACTCATATCTATTTGTTTTAAGTTTATTATGTAATATAAATTGTTACAATTTGGGTGTAAAAAAATTAGCCAAAGTTTTCAGCGAATTCGGATAATTTCTTCTTACTCAAAAATTGTATTACTAAATCATTTGTTTCGGTAAATAAGCTATTCAAATTGTTATTAATCTCTTTACCTACGAAGCATTTAGGGTTAGGATGGTTGTTTTTTTTGCCTAATACATCTGAATTATTGATTGCCTGAAAGATTTCAGAAATGTATATCTCATCCATTTTTTTAGCAATTCTAGATCCACCTTCCTTACCTTTTTTACTTTCCACCAAACCTGCCTCTCTAAGCACACTCAGCTCTTTTCTTACTATCACAGCATTAATGTTAATGCTGCCTGCTAAAAAATCAGAGCTCACCCAAGCTCCGGGCATTTTTGCCAGGAGGGTCATGATATGAATGGCCGTTGCAAATCTCGTGTTGTTCATTAGTGATGCAAATATAGCGAAATTTTATATGTAACAAATTATATTACAATTAAAATGATGTTCAGGTTTATTCTGTTATTTTTCAATAGTTGATAATGTTCAAGGAGAGGTTCTGCTTCTAATCAAGTACTTTTTTGATATTTTTTGTATTACTTAGAGGACTCTGTTAAAAAATATTTATTAAACCTCAAAAAATGCTCAAATACGTTACTCTGTCAATCATCTCTTTAATTCTTAGCTCTGTCACCTATGCACAAAATGCCTCCGTTTCAAGTCCGGATGGCAAGCTTAAAGTAGACATTTATATAAAGGAAGGAACTTTGTTTTATGAAGTTTATTATGCTGGTAATCAGGTGCTGGAGCAATCGCGCCTGGGCCTAGAGACTAATCTGGTTGATTATGCTAATGGCCTTACCTGGCAAGGATCAGAAAAGAAGTCTTTAGATTTTACTTATACGCAAGAGAAGATAAAGCAATCAGAAGTGCACTATCAAGGAAGTGAGCTGGTCTGCACTTTGAATAACAAAGATAAAAAGCCAATAAAGGTCATCTTCAGGGTGAGTAATAATGATATAGCCCTGCGCTATGATATTCCTGCGGCTGGTGATCCTGTGGCCTTGGTGGTAGAGAAGGAATTAACTGCTTTTAACTTTCCTCAGGCAGCAAAGGGCTTTTTAAGTCCACAGTCTAAACCTATGGTAGGCTGGCAAAGAACTAAACCCAGCTATGAAGAAAATTATGCTATTGGTCAGAAAATAGAAGCTCAATCTGAGTTTGGTAATGGCTATGTTTTTCCAGGCTTATTTGAAGTAGATAACCATTGGGTGCTGCTTTCGGAGACAGGGGTAAGAAGCCTTTATTGTGCCTCTCACCTCAGTGATCCTACTGAAGATGGTGTGTATCATGTAGCCTTTCCTGATCCAGGAGAGAATAACGGTTTTGGAGGCAGTGGCGCGGCTATTGGCTTGCCAGCACAAACGCCCTGGAGAACCATTACTGTTGGCAGTTCGCTTAAGCCAATAGTAGAAACTACCATTGCTTATGATGTGGTGGAGCCGCTATATGAAGCTTCTAAGAATTATGAATACGGCAGAGGAACCTGGAGTTGGATCATGTGGCAGGATAACAGTATTAACTTTGAAGATCAAAAGAAATACATTGACCTGGCAGCAGCCATGACTTATGAGTTTGTGCTTATTGACAATTGGTGGGATAGAATGGGAAATGATAAAATGGAAGAATTGATCCAGTATGCTGCCAGTAAGGGAGTAGGCGTGTTTCTATGGTATAACTCTAATGGCGCCACCAGTGATGCCCCGCAGAGCCCTAAAAAACGGATGAATACCTCCATAGAGCGAAAAAGGGAAATGAAATGGCTGAAAGAAAATGGTGTAAAAGGCATTAAAGTTGACTTTTTTGGTGGAGATAAGCAGGAGACCATGAGGCTTTATGAAGATATTCTTTCTGATGCTAATGATTACGGGCTGATGGTGGTTTTTCATGGAGCGACTTTGCCCAGAGGCTGGGCCAGAATGTACCCTAACTATGTGGGTAGTGAGGCAGTCTTAGCCTCCGAAAACTTGATGTTCAGTCAGGACTTTAATGATCAGGAAGCGGTAAATGCTACCCTGCATCCTTTTATAAGAAATGCTGTGGCCTGTATGGAGTATGGTGGTGTAGTGCTTAATAAGCGGTGTAACCGAACCAATGACGGGGGCAATATTAGAAGAACAACAGATGCTTTTCAGCTGGCCACGGGTATATTATTCCAGAATCCGGTTCAGTTTTTTGCTTTAGCTCCTAATAACTTGGAAGACGCTCCTGAGTTCGCTATTGACTTTATGAAGCAGATACCTACCAGCTGGGAAGAGACACAATTTTTAGAAGGCTACCCAGGTAAATATGTTCTCTTAGCCAGAAGAAGTGGTGATAAATGGTATGTGGCCGGAGTTAATGGTCAGAAAGAAGCTGTTACTGTTACTGTAAACTTACCCATGCTAGCCGGCAAAGAATTAGCTATGTATGGAGATAAAAAAGGAGAGAGCTTTAAAAAAACTATAAAAGTAAATAAGAAAGGACAAGTGAAACTTACCATAGAGCCACAAGGAGGAGTGGTTTTAGTAGAGTAGCATTTTAACTAAATAATAGCAGACAGTGGTGTTGCTGTAGAATTTACAGTGAGGCTACTGTCTTTATTATGTCTCCGCTTTGAGCTAGATCGAAAGAAGGCGATATTTCACGTAATAGAATTGAAATAGATTACTTGGTATGGTCACCAAACCTAACCATCAGGATCACCATGACCCAAGGAGAGACCTATTTTACTAGTTTAAGACAAACCCGTTAGTCGGCGTATGTCCGTAGCCTTTGGCGCGCTGTTTTCAACGCGTGCCATCTAGATTAGCAAATAAAAGCCGTCATTCCTGAATCATGGAGCATAGCGCAATGATATCAGGAATCTCACTGTTCGGTTGGTGTTATCTGAACGGCGAGATCCCGGCTCTTCACTTCGTTGCGGCCGGGATGACGTGATAGAGTTATGACTAATTACTTCCCACTGGTCTTAGGTTAAGCGTAGGGGGTCTAAGACCTATCATGTGCAAGACCATTTGCTCGGAATAAGATAAGCAGATGTCTGAAGGTACAATGTGCAATGAGTATTTCATGACACCATTTTGTGCATAAACAAAGGAATTTGAGCGGATGCTACGACCAGTTGGGTAAAGCAGGCTTTCGCACACATGAATTAGTAAAGAAAAAACCGTCATTCCTGAATCATGAAGCAGAGCGCAATGATATCAGGAATCTCACTGTTCGGTTAGTGCTATCTGAACAGCCAGATCCCTGCTCTTCACTTCGTTGCGGCCGGGATGACGGTAAATGATTATAGTACTTATAATGGTGATTGAGAACGAAACGAAGTGTAGTGAAGCAATCGCGAACTTTCATTTACAAGCCAGAGCAGTCTGCTTTCCATAGCTTCAAGATTACTTCGTCATAACTTCTTGTTAATCAATGTGAAATAACCGTAATAGAAAGCCGTAAGGCCCTTACAAATCAACGTAAAACATGTCTATAAGGCCTTTTCCTTTGGCTTCTACTTTGCCTCTGTAACGGCAGGAGTAGGCGTGTTTTACCATGTTATAGGTAGGTTCTGAGATGTTGATTTTATTGGGTTCACTGGAGGTTTCCAGGCGGGTGGCGGTGGTAACGGTGTCACCAAAAATGTTATAGCTGTATTTTTTATCTCCAACCACGCCAGCTACCAGTGAGCCGGAATGAACACCTATTTGGGCATTCCATTTGAGCTCGTTAGTTTTATTCCTTTCGTTGAGGTAATTGAGGATTTTTTTGCCTGCAGCAATACAGTGAAGCGCATGTTGCTGAGTGTTATTTTGCAGCCCGCAAACGGCCAGATAGCCATCTCCATAGACCTGTATTTTTTCCATTTCTTCTTCTTCAATAATCTCATCAAATTTTTGATATATCTCATTGAGTTCAGCTATTAGTACTTCTGGCTTTACATGTGCCACCAGGTAGGTGAAGCCCACAAAATCACAGAAAAAGACGGAGACATTGTCGTATTTTTTAGGCGCGAAAGTGCCAGGAAGCACTTCGCCTTCTATGGCATGATCAGGAACAGAGCAATGCCAGTGCTTAATTTTAAGTTGGTTATCAAGATTTTTTTCGAATATGATGGTGTTCCGTATCTTTTCTAATACCACCATTTTGAGTCTTACTCTTACATACAGGCATATTTCTCCGCACACTAATGCCAGATGATCGGCCATAACCAAGCTTTCAACCCAGTTGATTTCATAATCGTATGGGTCTGCTATCTGATCAACTTCTCGAATTCTTTGATACTGAAGATCGGTTTTGTTTTTCCATAGCTCATGAGCGTTGGTACCAAAGCCAATGAATTGGTTGTCTACCATTGTGAGGATGTCCTGGCCCTCTGCTTCATTTCTCGATCCCCACTTGATCCAAAAATTTTTGAAAGCCTGTACTGCTTGTTCTTCTAATCCTTCCATGTTAGCAAAATATTATTGAAAGGGCTATTGATTAGTTATTAGGCATGTTGATTCTAATATTAAAACACTAATTGTTTTGGGTTTTTATACACAGGTGATGTTTTAGGTCAATTATTATTAATGTACAAATTACATTTAATTAATCCTAATTAATAATTGATTAATTAAACTTAATTTAATTAAAGAAAATGGAAGGAAAAAGGAAAAAGTGAAGGAAAACCGAAGTTTGAAATGTTTCGTCCCTCAAGAGAGATATCAAACTTCGGTGTAATAAATCTAAGAAAAACTATGCTTTTCCTAGCTCTACAGCTCTGTCAAAGGCTGCATAAGCGGCTTCTTCTATTAATTGCTTCACATTATTGTCTTCCATAGAGTCTAATGCTGCTCTGGTGGTACCTCCTTTAGAGGCCACTCGGTTCATCCATGATTGTGGTGATATATTAGACTTGTTAAACAATTCTACAGCACCTTCAAAGGTCTGGCTCACTAGTACTTTTGAGTCGTGGTCAGAGAAGCCCATTTTTTTGGCTGCGTCCATCATAGATTGCATAAAATAGAATACATAGGCTGGTCCGCTACCAGATATTCCTGTAGAAGCGTCAATGTCATTTTCTGTATCTAACCGCACAGCTTTACCTGTGGTGCTAAGCAGTTTCTCTACAGTAGATAGCTCCAGGCGTGATACTTCATCTGAAGCAGTGAAAGAGGTGAGTCCTTTGCCTACTTGAGCCGGTAAGTTAGGCATAGCACGCACTACTTTTTTAATACCTAGCCCATCTTGCATGCTTTTTATAGTTACACCGGCCATAATAGAGATAATGATTTGCTCAGGAACGATAAGGCTTTTTATCTCACTGAACAGATCTTCAGCATGATATGGTTTTACGGCTATAAAAATGATATCAGCTTTAGGTAGACACTCTGTTAGATCAGTATGCACCTCAAAGCGGCTGATCGTTTTTAATTCTTCAGTTTTTTTCGGATCAGTATCCGAAATCATCAAATTTTGTCTTTGCAGTAACTCAGATCTTACTAAAGCCTTTGCATAAGCTAAACCCATATTACCTGCACCTATTACTAATACTTTCATTGCTTGTTTTTAATTTTTGTGATTAAAAAGTTGTCAATTGTACTGCAAGCATTGTGCATTAATGCCTTTGGCAAAGACTAGTTTTACTAAGACTTAGTACGAAAGAGCAGGAGTTAAAGGCCTAACTGCTCTTAAAAGGTGATTTTACGGCTTTTGTAATTAGAAATGAATACTGTCAGTGTAAATGTCAATCCGTCATGACAAAGTGCAATAATGACAGCAGGTGTGTCATAATAGGAGGGGCTATAAAGCAAAAGAGGCAGGCCTGATCCCTCAGGTCGCCTCTTTTATTTAGATATATAGGGATTCTTGTTTATTCTGACTTGACAGCTGGTTCCACGCAGAAGGCTTCAAAAAGACTATCTAATTGATCTTCCATATGGTTCAAAGCACCTATAAATGATGCTTTCATATTATCAGATTTTTGTAGAATCTGATCTGCCATGTCTCGGTAATAAGTAACGCCTTCTATAATTTGCTTATAGAATTTAGTGTGCGTCCTTTTTTCTTTTGTAGACAAAGTGTCCGTAATGCTGGTAAGTTGCTCTTTGAAATAATCTACATATAAAGAGAGCTCTTTGATAAACATATGCGGTCTTTGGCTATTCGCTAATAGATTAATACGTCCGTAAATATGATCTACCATTTCTTTCAGGCTTACTTTTTTATTAAAATAAGCGATGTTAGGCCCAGGGCAAATGGTTACGTTTGGTAGACCTTTCACAAAGGGGACGTCATAGTTTCTCGCTACAGAATTACTTAAGCCTACGCAAAGGCATTCTACTGTTTGCATCTCCTGTACTTCCTTTTCAAACTGAATTTTAGGCAGATTAAGAGACTTTAAGTACTTCATTTTAAGTTTTTGATACTTTTTAGAAGCGGTACAAATAGGATCTTCAGTAAACTCGGTATTAAGAGCCAGGTGCTTTTCAGTACAAGGACTACCCGGTTTTCCAGATTCAATTCTTGCCAGCTTTTCTCTTTCAGAGCTGGTTCCTTTCAGGTAATTAAATCTTACTCCTAAAGGAGAATTTTTGCTTAGCACCACATCATCTTCATGGGCGTTGCACAATAGATTAAGTGTTTCTTCATCTACAGTGGTAGCCTCTGGTACTAAAAGGAAGGGAGAGCCCCAACCAGTACCATCTACCTGATAGTGTCTTTCAAGGAAATCAGCTTCTTCATAAGTGCCTATACCGCCCTGAACTGTAATTCTAAGCTTAGGAACCTGATCACTTATTTTTTCGCCTTTTTCTTCATTAGCTTTTTTATAGAGGTTAAACATATCCTCTATAAGGCCTTCTTTATTGGTTTTGAAGTCCTCTAAAATAGGGCCTATTAAAAAGCCAGGAGTAGCAAAGGCGTGGCCTCCGCAGTTAAGACCAGATTCGATCCTAAACTCACTTACCCAGATGCCTTTCTTAGCAAGGAACTTACCCTGCACCAGGGCAGAGCGGTAATCACTTACTTTTACTACTATATCTTTATCGAAGCGATTATCTGCTTTTGCTTTAAAGCACTCAAAGTGCTCTATGTAGCTAAAGAGGTTAGGGTTCATGCCGGCAGAAAATACTATTGATGAGTTTTTAAGGTCGCTCATAGCATAACCTCTCAGTGCTGATAATGCCTCTGTGTTGTTTTCAAGATCATCTTTTTCGGAAGGACGATCTAGCTTGGTCATGATGTTAACATCAATACGGCCAGCTTTAATATTTGATTTAAGAAAATCGGCTAATTCCTTTTTCTTAGTATCGTCAGTGGTTTCTTGCATTTCAAAATACACCTGACGCAATGGATTTTCGTCAGGTAGCATTTCAAAGTATTTGTTTAAGTCAGAGCCTGGGCCAAACTCTCCCTGCTTCATCTCATCCACTTGGTAGCGAACGATTTTATTGATCAGGTTGAGGTAATCAGTGATTCGTCTGGCTCTGTAGTCAGTGCTTTTATCACTGATTACTTCATAAGTAAGGCCAAACTTTTCTCCCCAGGTTTGATAATAATGTCTTCTTGTAGTTTCTATAAGTTTATCCTGAATAATGGAGACTACCGAATTGATACCAAAGCGCGCTACCTTTACAGGCGAATCTATGGTAAAAGCC includes the following:
- a CDS encoding MbnP family protein; amino-acid sequence: MKNTLFFAALLCAFISLFSCSDDDREIIEEVVISCGSDLTLIFDNVLGEEDFVLNQAYEVGDVVYSFNSLRYWISNVSFRKSDGTIVEIPDSYYLIEDTEDVSIQDGIYTYTGQKREDINFADFEAGTYTSVIFSVGVDEEHNDNLSLSAGELSSMVGMTNVSWMWHTSYIFTSLKGTAESGDTKTVEIETGLNDNYRTIELELPGSIEVTNDSSYQITITADVLTTLQAFDNWENPVVGASQPELMESVSDNFAADFFTLKVPSQN
- a CDS encoding MbnP family protein; this encodes MKIFKYIYISVLCSSMLMACGDDDNEATPEGGQAILEFDNRVGMANLNLDTEDYPYTNALGQDFNVNMLKYYISNIKFSREDGTEYTFPLSEDGSEGYYLVDEEDQSTMFLHLNGIPEGDYTGVTFTVGVDADRILEGAQTGALDVTNDMFWNWNAGYIFMKFEGHSPVSTEDNQVLEYHVGGYKADSEQPTLADNVKQISLNGDFTISENKEPQIHVVVDILKFFDSPNTIDFSVNASRHSPAASIDVAENYVDAFVLDHIHE
- a CDS encoding cytochrome-c peroxidase, which translates into the protein MNKVFIFLLISGLFLFVACADEEQSVDYWSVDVPEYFPEMVYTIENNPVTKGGFELGRMLFYEPKLSSDNTVSCANCHQPYLAFADPVHVLSVGVDNQKGTRNAPPIFNLAFQSHFFWDGGVNHVDFIPINPIMNELEMNESMSNVVQKVNQLPQYQAKFREVYGKDSINGEEFLHAFSQFLVMLVSDNAYYDQWMQGEYELTEAELSGMQVYESKCADCHGTALFTDGSFRNNGLDAEFSKDKGRYTITEYPDDEGKFKVPTLRNIELTAPYMHDGRFETLEEVLDHYDAGMVNSATLDPLLVQPNGELGIPLSDQEKTDIIAFLHTLTDRDFVSDSRFFDPN
- a CDS encoding transporter, with the protein product MRTWIIIAITWGEEYSHDTYSQVELWGRFYLTERLQVFAFVPYGYNDMDGTEQVVSNSGLGDISVMANYMLVNTGDDDGKTFKHTLMVGGGVKLPTGDSDMKDRGELVNPNFQLGTGSTDFMVNSIYTIRYQKIGLNAETGYKINTRNSDDYLFGNQFHASAQFFYWQNIGDFSFLPNVGTYFESAESHEEGKIKNENTGGNALLLSTGLETYYKKFTVGFNYKHPLSQDFNSDDIASIESKSRMMVSLTYNF
- a CDS encoding cytochrome-c peroxidase, with amino-acid sequence MCLRYSIVFIFVSCLCACDKSNEDTLPKNTDFELNIPDYFPAPEPLLSNNQKMTKEIVALGKKLFYDPILSGDNTISCATCHQPNLGFSDGLSLSDRGITGEQLPRHSPALINLSWSKAFFWDGGATNLESQAMAPITNKDEMGQAIPELMSELSNHDEYPGLFNEAFPDEEMDMTTIAKALAHFERTLISAGSKYDDYRKGKAKLSELELYGMKVVESKCGGCHPAPLFTDNDYHNNGLDDTYSEDNDRMEQGRLRITYIYEDMGKYKTPTLRNILKSAPYMHDGRLGRLDDVLHHYTNGVKRSPTLDPLIDTEGISLSEVQKQAILVFLETLTDEEFLEM
- a CDS encoding NAD(P)-dependent oxidoreductase: MFLHPNCNNLYYIINLKQIDMSKVTVIGATGFVGPKVVKELADRGYEVQAIARNVEKVETSEKVTATSVDVNDIDALAKVLEGSDAVISAFNPGWTNPNIYDDYLKGARNIEKAIEKSGISRYIVIGGAGSLYNQDNVQLVDTPEFPANIKPGATAARDYLEDIKKNTVLDWTFFSPAIEMHQGTSGERKGNYRTGLENPVLNEEGRSILSAEDVAVALVDELEQNKFVKKRFTAAY
- a CDS encoding Rrf2 family transcriptional regulator, whose protein sequence is MNNTRFATAIHIMTLLAKMPGAWVSSDFLAGSININAVIVRKELSVLREAGLVESKKGKEGGSRIAKKMDEIYISEIFQAINNSDVLGKKNNHPNPKCFVGKEINNNLNSLFTETNDLVIQFLSKKKLSEFAENFG